From the genome of Vicia villosa cultivar HV-30 ecotype Madison, WI linkage group LG2, Vvil1.0, whole genome shotgun sequence, one region includes:
- the LOC131650954 gene encoding uncharacterized protein LOC131650954 — MSQSSPSKKSSPPSETASGSRAPNVESDQDVVLNVVPLNTVPATDPVRSLPRKMHARKSTGGSVPETFSAQGREGSAYVHNAIAGIVTRILNEGHKVDGISVPLAQIPASENSKDDQDDASKAQDDVETSVDNNDETPGAKDVETSEAINVETSGTKDAEILEPEKAKEVPVAPAKETLKEGPTVHDVVNLDDLDDSIDIADDELISSISHRVKTRKGKQACDQDFSKPQVTPQKKVTIKKIKKVPAEPSTTGSKSAVKKRKERSVSVPEDDVLSDEFIVNLSQDCGDGRTDDFHKVFVRRKCIYFSPAVINLYLGRDAEAQPELEVTDNEVCNVITGGKVKKWPIKSKLSASLLNGRYALLHKVGAANWVPTNHTSTIAVGLGKFIYAVGTKTKFDYGTYIFDQTMRHAGTSATKLPIAFPSLICGIILKQHPGILKSKDSVCKRESALSFHYKLLQRSDDMTSAGTSQPSKSVNKALLIAELKETCKELNNRKMKLEKLIQSLEQSTDDDLAGGRDGDNMDEDKGADSGAEEEAEDGEGSEDTGSSDADEETSSSSDDNTGGSSDEDSDGSDD; from the exons ATGTCTCAGAGTTCTCCCTCAAAGAAATCGTCTCCTCCGTCTGAAACAGCATCAGGATCTAGGGCACCAAATGTGGAGAGTGATCAAGATGTTGTGCTGAATGTTGTGCCATTGAACACTGTTCCTGCTACCGATCCTGTTCGTAGTctaccaagaaagatgcatgcaagaaaatcaactggtGGATCTGTTCCAGAAACTTTTTCTGCTCAGGGTAGAGAGGGCTCTGCTTATGTTCATAATGCTATCGCAGGTATTGTcacaagaatcttgaatgaagggcacaaGGTTGATGGAATatctgttcctctagcccaaatTCCTGCCTCTGAGAACAGCAAAGATGATCAAGATGATGCTAGCAAAGCTCAGgatgatgttgagacatctgttgaTAACAATGATGAGACCCCTGGTGccaaagatgttgagacatctgaagctatcaatgttgaaaCATCTGGTACTAAAGATGCTGAGATTCTTGAACCTGAGAAAGCTAaagaggttcctgttgctcctgctAAAGAAACTCTTAAGGAAGGCCCTACTGTGCATGATGTGGTGAACCTGGATGATCTGGATGATTCTATTGACATTGCTGATGATGAGCTCATCTCTAGCATCTCTCATAGAGTCAAGACTCGTAAGGGCAAACAGGCTTGTGATCAAGATTTCTCCAAACCTCAAGTTACTCCTCAAAAGAAGGTCACTATAAAGAAGATCAAGAAGGTCCCTGCTGAACCTTCAACCACTGGAAGCAAGAGTgctgtgaagaagaggaaggaaagaagtgTTTCTGTCCCTGAAGACGATGTcttaagtgat gaATTTATTGTGAATTTGTCTCAAGATTGTGGTGATGGAAGAACTGATGATTTTCATAAGGTGTTTGTTAGAAGAAAGTGTATATATTTTTCCCCTGCTGTTATCAACCTATATCTAGGTAGAGATGCtgaggctcaacctgagcttgaagtaactgaCAATGAAGTATGCAATGTTATCACTGGTGGTAAAGTCAAGAAATGGCCCATAAAGAGTAAATTGTCTGCTAGTCTTTTGAATGGCAGGTATGCCTTGCTGCACAAAGTTGGTGCTGCAAACTGGGTGCCTACCAATCACACttctaccattgctgttggccTAGGTAAATTCATTTATGCTGTGGGAACCAAGACAAAATTTGACTATGGGACCTACATATTTGATCAAACTATGAGGCATGCTGGTACCTCTGCTACCAAGCTCCCCATTGCATTCCCATCCCTGATATGTGGGATAATCCTCAAGCAACACCCTGGAATTCTGAAAAGTAAAGATTCTGTATGTAAAAGGGAGAGTGCTTTGtcttttcactacaagctgctcCAGAGGTCTGATGACAtgacatctgctgggacatcacaACCCAGCAAGTCTGTGAACAAAGCCCTTCTTATTGCTGAGCTGAAAGAGACTTGTAAGGAGTTGAACAAcaggaagatgaagcttgaaaaGCTCATCcaaagtcttgagcagtctaCAGATGATGATCTTGCTGGTGGAAGGGATGGTGACAATATGGATGAAGACAAAGGTGCTGATAGTGGGGCTGAGGAAGAGGCTGAGGATGGTGAGGGCTCTGAGGATACTGGGAGTAGTGATGCTGATGAAGAGACTAGTAGCTCAAGTGATGACAATACTGGTGGCTCTAGTGATGAAGACAGTGATGGGTCTGATGATTAG